The following are encoded together in the Planococcus antarcticus DSM 14505 genome:
- a CDS encoding GNAT family N-acetyltransferase gives MKIMNVKGKKVTLRALERADMEELRSFYNDPEIAHLLGGWTIPISSEQQNRWFDRLEFDNRNLRLAIETEQDGFIGISNILNIDYRNRSAHHGILIGKKNMRGHGYGRDTVMTTMKYAFEELQLHRLEGDILEHNIPSYNLFLGKCGWVEEGRKRDYAFRNNRYYEQIIVSILKKEYEQLCLELGYWNADS, from the coding sequence ATGAAAATTATGAATGTTAAAGGGAAAAAAGTGACTTTACGAGCATTAGAAAGAGCAGACATGGAAGAGCTGCGAAGTTTTTATAATGATCCGGAAATCGCCCACCTTCTTGGAGGATGGACAATCCCGATTTCCTCTGAACAACAGAATCGATGGTTTGATCGCCTGGAATTCGATAATCGAAACCTGCGTTTGGCGATTGAAACAGAGCAAGATGGCTTTATTGGCATCTCAAATATTTTGAATATTGATTATAGAAATCGTTCTGCCCATCATGGGATTTTAATAGGGAAAAAGAATATGCGTGGACACGGATACGGCCGTGATACAGTAATGACCACTATGAAATATGCTTTTGAAGAACTTCAACTACATCGTTTAGAAGGGGATATTCTGGAACATAATATTCCTTCTTATAATTTATTCCTTGGAAAATGTGGTTGGGTCGAAGAGGGAAGAAAACGAGATTATGCTTTTCGTAACAACCGATATTACGAACAAATTATTGTCAGTATTTTGAAGAAAGAATACGAACAGCTATGCTTGGAACTGGGATATTGGAATGCCGATTCATAA